Within the Camelina sativa cultivar DH55 unplaced genomic scaffold, Cs unpScaffold05846, whole genome shotgun sequence genome, the region GCAAAGGTTTAAGCTTGAGGGGCTGTAGAGGTTGACAAAACCCAACAGAACGGTTTCGTTTATGCCGCTACTCGGAGGCTTTATCGCTGACTCGTTTCTCGGTCGTTTCCGCACCATCGTCATCGCATCTTCTCTATATATCTTGGTATATAAAAATACTCACCTCTCAAAACATTCTATTACTAGAGATTTTgatgaataattatatttgaaacataaacaaacaggGACTTGGGTTGCTGTCTATTTCAGCCATGACTCCTTCAAACACCGAAGATTCGAATCAGTTCCAAGTGAcattcttcttctgctctctGTATCTTGTAGCAATAGGACTAGGCGGTTACAAACCGTGTATTAAGGTATTTGGGGCTGATCAGTTCGATGGTAACGAtctaagagagagaaaagccaAGAGTTCCTTCTTCAACTGGATGTTCTTTGGAAAC harbors:
- the LOC104774817 gene encoding protein NRT1/ PTR FAMILY 5.11-like, with product MPLLGGFIADSFLGRFRTIVIASSLYILGLGLLSISAMTPSNTEDSNQFQVTFFFCSLYLVAIGLGGYKPCIKVFGADQFDGNDLRERKAKSSFFNWMFFGNCISILTTRLVSTYIQENLSWSIGFGIT